In Deinococcus aerius, the following proteins share a genomic window:
- a CDS encoding MalY/PatB family protein, translating to MTDAPLPELMPDASVADPYGTLDPATLRHPDSLKWTMYPEGVIPLWVADMDYPVAPPIVAALRERLTRGLGYHQLLGDPTLGTALREHLATQGLTDLPEDGLTFLPGVVPGLYAAVNGLTQPGEPVLTMTPIYHPFHLAITEQGRRVAAAPLREGQTEGGQTRWEIGWEALEAAAQGARLLMLCHPHNPTGRVWDAAELARLRDFVLEHDLYVVSDELHADLRYTDAPFEAFAADPRVRDRTITLTGPAKAYNTAGLGIGAMVGHDPALVKRVKTAAGGLMGHPSALSVTAWQAALRGGGPWLADTVKYLRGNRDVMAAFLQTQLPWVRFSPPEATYLAWLDLRAHPRAGDIQKFLLEEARIAVHDGPIFAPEDLKPRYQGFIRLNFATSRALLVEALERMARALGAEVPVQR from the coding sequence ATGACCGACGCGCCGCTCCCCGAACTGATGCCCGACGCCAGCGTGGCCGACCCCTACGGCACCCTCGACCCCGCCACGCTGCGGCACCCCGACAGCCTGAAGTGGACGATGTACCCCGAGGGCGTGATCCCGCTGTGGGTCGCGGACATGGATTACCCGGTCGCGCCGCCCATCGTGGCCGCGTTGCGGGAGCGCCTGACACGCGGGCTGGGCTACCACCAGCTCCTCGGCGACCCGACCCTGGGCACGGCTCTGCGCGAACACCTCGCCACTCAGGGCCTCACCGACCTGCCGGAGGATGGCCTGACCTTCCTGCCGGGCGTGGTGCCGGGGCTGTACGCCGCCGTGAACGGTCTGACCCAACCCGGCGAGCCCGTGCTGACGATGACGCCGATCTATCACCCCTTCCACCTGGCGATCACCGAGCAGGGGCGCCGGGTGGCCGCCGCGCCGCTGCGGGAGGGCCAGACGGAAGGGGGACAGACGCGCTGGGAGATCGGCTGGGAGGCGCTGGAGGCTGCGGCCCAGGGTGCCCGCCTGCTGATGCTCTGCCATCCCCACAACCCTACGGGGCGAGTCTGGGACGCCGCCGAACTCGCCCGCCTGCGCGACTTCGTGCTGGAACACGACCTGTACGTGGTGTCCGACGAGCTGCACGCCGACCTGCGCTACACGGATGCGCCCTTCGAGGCGTTCGCCGCCGACCCGCGCGTGCGTGACCGGACGATTACCCTGACCGGACCCGCCAAGGCGTACAACACGGCGGGCCTGGGTATCGGCGCGATGGTGGGCCATGACCCGGCGCTCGTGAAGCGGGTCAAGACCGCCGCCGGGGGGCTGATGGGCCACCCCTCGGCGCTCAGCGTGACCGCCTGGCAGGCCGCGCTGCGGGGGGGCGGGCCGTGGCTGGCGGACACCGTGAAGTACCTGCGCGGCAACCGGGACGTGATGGCCGCCTTCCTCCAGACCCAGCTCCCCTGGGTGCGCTTCAGCCCGCCCGAGGCGACCTACCTCGCCTGGCTCGACCTGCGCGCCCACCCGAGAGCCGGGGACATCCAGAAGTTCCTGCTGGAGGAGGCCCGCATCGCCGTCCACGACGGCCCCATCTTCGCGCCCGAGGACCTCAAGCCGCGCTACCAGGGCTTCATCCGCCTGAACTTCGCCACCAGCCGCGCCCTGCTGGTCGAGGCGCTGGAGCGGATGGCGCGGGCGCTGGGGGCCGAGGTGCCCGTGCAGAGGTAG
- the hisG gene encoding ATP phosphoribosyltransferase: MTPAPPRGPDHLTLALPKGRILEEAVRLLSLAGLPLTLPEKSRALRHEFPGVTVLELRNQDVPVYVDLGVADAGIVGKDVLIESGRTVYEPVDLRFAACRLSLIREVGATGPIGRVATKYPRSARAYLAARGIPAEVVKLSGNIELAALTGLADAVVDLVQTGSTLRANNLEEVDVLFHSSARLVVNRAALKLRRERLRPLIERLRELTAEVVEAPLKTE, encoded by the coding sequence GTGACGCCCGCCCCGCCCCGCGGTCCCGACCACCTCACCCTCGCGCTGCCCAAGGGGCGCATTCTGGAGGAGGCCGTCCGCCTGCTGTCGCTCGCCGGGCTGCCCCTCACCCTGCCGGAGAAGTCGCGCGCCCTGCGGCACGAGTTCCCCGGCGTGACCGTGCTCGAACTGCGGAATCAGGACGTGCCCGTGTACGTGGACCTGGGGGTGGCGGACGCGGGCATTGTCGGCAAGGACGTGCTGATCGAGTCGGGCCGCACCGTGTACGAGCCGGTGGACCTGCGCTTCGCCGCCTGCCGCCTCTCGCTGATCCGGGAGGTGGGGGCGACTGGACCCATCGGGCGAGTTGCCACGAAGTACCCGCGCTCGGCCCGCGCCTACCTCGCCGCGCGGGGCATTCCCGCCGAGGTCGTCAAGCTCTCCGGCAACATCGAACTCGCCGCGCTGACGGGCCTGGCCGACGCCGTGGTGGACCTCGTGCAGACGGGGAGCACGCTGCGGGCGAACAACCTGGAGGAGGTGGACGTGCTGTTCCACTCCAGCGCCCGCCTGGTGGTGAACCGCGCCGCCCTCAAGCTGCGGCGGGAGCGGCTGCGGCCCCTGATCGAGCGGCTGCGCGAGCTGACGGCGGAGGTCGTGGAGGCCCCCTTGAAGACGGAGTGA
- a CDS encoding ATP phosphoribosyltransferase regulatory subunit, translating to MPPVSLSSRPPTPTRVPEGTRDVLPPEWAWREHLRSRLAGEFAAWGYRGVEVPALEFASENHPQTARAFKLIDASGEVLALRSEFTTAIGRLVQARFPHGPFPLRLQYGGRLWLRTLTSELGRLREFGQVGVELVGVATPQADAELLLLGTRALKTVGVEAVMEVGYPGFVDAVLEDAGLPAGARNALHDAIDRKSGADVDLLAAAHGLGREVTATLHTLTDLYGGREVLTQAAALARGERARGAVTHLEAVAALYGPGLLFDLGASRRYGYYTGITFRAYAAGLNQPVLGGGRYDLGGLPGAGFAIGLERLTEVTAATLPPEPEVVLALDAAGAETARAAGLVAELAWTEDRAELLAYCARRGIRRWAQGDALGEVSA from the coding sequence ATGCCCCCCGTGAGTCTGTCCTCCCGCCCCCCCACCCCCACCCGCGTTCCCGAGGGTACCCGCGACGTGCTGCCGCCCGAGTGGGCCTGGCGCGAGCACCTGCGCTCCCGGCTGGCGGGCGAGTTCGCCGCGTGGGGCTACCGGGGCGTGGAGGTGCCCGCGCTGGAGTTCGCGTCGGAGAATCACCCGCAAACCGCGCGGGCCTTCAAGCTCATCGACGCGAGCGGCGAGGTGCTGGCGCTGCGCAGCGAGTTCACGACGGCCATCGGGCGGCTGGTCCAGGCCCGCTTCCCGCACGGCCCCTTTCCCCTGCGCCTCCAGTACGGCGGGCGGTTGTGGCTGCGGACCCTGACGAGCGAGCTGGGCAGGCTGCGCGAGTTCGGGCAGGTGGGCGTGGAACTCGTCGGGGTGGCGACGCCGCAGGCCGACGCGGAGTTGCTGCTCCTGGGCACGCGGGCTTTGAAGACGGTCGGGGTGGAGGCGGTGATGGAGGTGGGTTATCCCGGTTTCGTGGACGCCGTGCTGGAGGACGCGGGGCTGCCCGCCGGGGCACGGAACGCCCTGCACGACGCCATCGACCGCAAGAGCGGGGCGGACGTGGACCTCCTCGCCGCCGCGCATGGGTTGGGCCGCGAGGTGACGGCGACCCTGCATACCCTGACCGACCTGTATGGCGGGCGGGAGGTGCTGACGCAGGCGGCGGCGCTGGCGCGGGGCGAGCGGGCGCGGGGGGCCGTGACCCACCTGGAGGCGGTCGCCGCTCTGTACGGCCCGGGATTGCTGTTCGACCTGGGGGCCAGCCGCCGCTACGGGTACTACACGGGGATCACCTTCCGGGCGTACGCCGCGGGCCTGAACCAGCCGGTGCTGGGCGGCGGGCGCTACGACCTGGGGGGCCTGCCCGGCGCGGGCTTCGCCATCGGGCTGGAGCGGCTGACCGAAGTGACGGCGGCGACGCTGCCCCCCGAGCCGGAGGTCGTGCTGGCCCTCGACGCCGCCGGGGCGGAGACCGCCCGGGCCGCCGGGCTGGTCGCCGAACTCGCGTGGACGGAGGACCGGGCCGAGCTGCTCGCCTACTGCGCCCGCCGGGGCATTCGCCGCTGGGCACAGGGGGACGCGCTGGGCGAGGTGAGCGCGTGA
- a CDS encoding response regulator transcription factor: MTTPSLPTSPVVSRRYRLHCALPALAAEIGQTLQRFGWEVYEQAPLGLLIDGPWGVALQVLEQGNPSEWVVVTDNPCGEYWEDLWTFGPRGLLAGGHRVEELANALVRAQAGEFFRRTPQHDSPLTSIERRMLRYSAQGWENRRIAQELDLNEGTVRNGLSRVFQKLGFENRTQVALYYWGLWHLLNHQPSKVKGAGDR, encoded by the coding sequence ATGACCACACCATCCCTGCCAACGTCCCCGGTGGTCTCGCGCCGCTACCGCCTGCACTGTGCCCTCCCGGCGCTTGCCGCCGAGATCGGGCAGACCCTTCAACGCTTCGGCTGGGAGGTCTACGAACAGGCCCCACTCGGGCTGCTGATCGATGGTCCCTGGGGCGTCGCCTTGCAGGTGCTGGAGCAAGGGAACCCAAGTGAGTGGGTGGTGGTGACCGATAATCCCTGTGGTGAATATTGGGAGGACTTGTGGACCTTCGGGCCACGCGGCCTGCTGGCTGGAGGGCACCGCGTCGAGGAGCTGGCAAACGCGCTCGTCCGTGCCCAGGCGGGGGAGTTCTTCCGCCGCACTCCGCAGCACGACAGCCCGCTGACCTCTATAGAGCGCCGCATGCTGCGCTACAGCGCCCAGGGGTGGGAGAACCGGCGGATCGCCCAGGAACTTGACCTCAACGAGGGTACCGTCAGGAATGGGCTCAGCCGCGTGTTCCAGAAACTCGGCTTCGAGAACCGGACTCAGGTGGCCCTGTACTACTGGGGGCTCTGGCACCTCTTGAACCACCAACCATCAAAAGTCAAAGGGGCTGGCGATCGGTAA